One Formosa agariphila KMM 3901 genomic window, TTTCAATTCATTCTATAGTTTTTCTAATGAAAAAGGAACAGATGGCACTAAAGGTATAAGTGTCCTTTCTTATAACGCAGCAAGTTTCAGGTACCGCTCACTACAAAGAAATGACGACATTCCATCTAAAATCATAAAATTTATAGATTCAATACAACCAGATATTTTAGCATTACAAGAATCTCATTCTATTTCAATTAGAAAATTGAAGGGTTACAACTTCATGTTTTCAGGGCATAGAAAAAATAAAGAAAAAACATTATTAACCATACACTCTAAGTTTCCAATATTAAACACTGGTTATACAGATTTCCCTAACACTAGAAATAATGGTATTTATGCTGATATATTAATACATAAAGATACCATTAGGTTATACAATCTTCATTTACAATCTTATCAACTAAGGAGTAATTCGTTCAAAATTAATAAAGGTATATATGATAATGTATTTAAAAAAATGAACTACACTTTTAGTCAACAAATAAAGCAAGCACAAATCGTTAGAAATAACTTAGAAAGCACTCGGAATAAAATACTAATTTGTGGAGATTTAAATACACCTCAAAATACCTTACCTTACCATATATTAGGTAAGGAATTAAATGATTCTTTTTTAAAAAAAGGGCATGGTTTAGGTACTTCTTATAATTTGAAAGGTTACCCCTTAAGACTAGATTATATTTTTTTAGATAAGCGAATAGAAGTTGTGAGTCATACAAACTTTGATATAAAATTGTCTGACCACGAACCTGTATTAGCTAAATTTAAATTCTAACTGACCTCGGCTTTAAATCATAAATATCAATAGTAAAATTCATTCTACAATTATCAACTAGGCTTATATAAATAAAATTCCAAATACTTGTTTACTCTTCTTGAAAGCCTCCCATAAATTAGAGCTGTTTCATTTTCTAATTCTAAAATATTTATCATATAGAACTAATTTTTTCATATGTCAAAGGAGGTATATTACCCAGAAAATCATGAATTATAAAAACTTGTAGTCATCCCACCACATTTATTTTGCTCACAGGCTTGACTTAAGCTTTCAAAAGTGTATTTATTTAAAACACCTCTTCTATCTTCATTTAGAGCACTCCACAAAGGTATTTTGAGTGAATTTCCCTAGCTGATGCATTTAAATTCATATTGTGCACATACTATACTCCAAATAACTGTAATATTTACCCTAAATTCTAGTCCATTATTCATTTGTAGCGCCTAATTTATTCATTAAATGTTTAAGAATCTAGATTTTATGACTACTAAGTTAAGGAGTAATATATTACTATAAAGAGTCTTTCACTATTCAAATAGTCATTCACTTTGAAGCCAAAAAAACGTCTCTTGTTTCTAAAAACATCAATTATAAAATCCATACTCCAAGCGTGATTCAATATTTACATAACAGCAATAGGCTCTTTAATTTTTTAAGCAAACGTTTCCTGACTATTCAACCTTAAATTTATAAACTTTACATACTCGTTTATGAATTCAAAGAGGCTCGTCATTTAGAAGAGGTAAGGTTAATCACAAAATATTCTAACCAAAACAAACATGAATATTAAGTTATAATAGCTATAGGCTTGCCCATCTATTATAACTTAATATTCGTTTCTACATATTTCTTTAACTTAAAAATATGGTTTTAATTAATCTTAAATGTAGTAATCTAAATATTTTTATTATGGTGATAAGTTAATGCTCAATCAACTCAACTCATCCCTTCTTCAACTGCCACCATTTTATGCTGCTATTTGGATTTTTTCCGTAACCATAACCATAGCCATAGCCATAACTTCTTTTATGATCCACATTATTTAAAAGTATTGTCATATTTGGCAATCTTTTCTCATCAAACATCGTTTGGGCAATTTGTAGATTTCTCTTATCTAAATAATCAGCTTTGACGACATATACAAATAAATCAGCGTATTTACTTATTAGCAGTGTATCAGTAACTAAACCAACTGCAGCAGTATCTACAATTATGTAGTCATAATCATTCTGAACAGTATTAAAAAGATCTTCAACTCGTTTATCCATTAATAATTCCGCTGGATTGGGAGGTATAGTACCTGAAGGTATTATATCTAAATATGGATTATCCTTTGTTTTAACAATAACATCTTTAACATCCAAGCTGTCATTACTAATATAATCTGTTAATCCTTTTTGATTTTCAATATTTAAGTACCTTGTACCTTTGGGCACTCTAATATCAGTCTCAATAAATAAAACTTTCTTTTGAGAGTGAGAAAGAGACAGTGTTAAGTTTACAGATGTATGAGATTTACCTTCTTTACTAGTTGTAGAGGTTACGAAAATAATTTTGGATTTATGAGAAATATTCTGCAGCATAAAATCAATATTAGTTCTTAAAATTCTAAAAGCTTCTGCCTTTGGAGAATAGTCTACCTTTTTAACATTTAGATTTTTTATATTAGATTTAGGTATCTCACCAATGAATGGAATACTCAAATAATTTGTTAAATCTTTTTTATTATGAATCTTATTATCTAATAAATCTTTTATGTAATAAAACATGAAAGGAAATACAAATCCAAGAACCAAAGCAGCCAGATAAGCAAACCCTTTTTTAGGACTTATAGGTTCAGCTTCACTATGAGCTACATCAATTATTTTTGCATTAGGTGGTGACATACCAAGTGTGATAGCTGACTCTTCCCTTTTTTCTAAAAGATAAAGGTATAATGACTCCTTAATCGACTGCTGTCTAGTAATATCCCTAAATTTCCTCTCTTTAGTTGGGGCTGAATAAATCTGAGCATTTATTCTAGAATCTGTTTTTTGTAAAGAATTTAGAGTTATTTTCGTCGAAGATTTTAAATTTAATAAACTTTGTTGCAAATTATCTTTTAAAGCTTTTATTTGATTATTTAAATTTATTACAGTCGGGTTCTTATTACTAGAGTTTTTCAAAATTCTATTTCTTTGCAACACTAAATCATTATGACTTTTAGTCACCAAAGCAATGTTCGGGTCATTTATCCCCACATTTGCAGGTAATAAATCTCCATCTGAATTATTACTACTTATATGTTCTTCCATATAATCAATCAACTGAATTTGATTTGAAGTAGTAATTAATTGATTCTCATTTTCTTTTTCAGATTGTAAAAAAATATTCGATTGTGTTGTTAAATCTGATAGTCTATTATCTTTCTTTAGACTTTCAGCAGTTAAATCAACCTTTTCTAATTCTTCCGAGACAACTTCTAATCTATTATTAATAAAATCTGAAGAAATTTTAATAACCTCATTTTTATCCTTTATAGCGTCTTCATTATACTTTTTAATTAATACATTTAAAAAATTTTCTGATTTGGCACTAATTTTATTACTTAAAGATAGATTGATAATATTTGACCCGTCAGTATTTTGAATTATTAATTCTTTCTGAAACAAGTCTACTACTTTATTTACAGGAAGAAATTGCACTTTAACAATCGAGCCAATTTTGGTCCCATAAGCACCTAGATTAGGTGTAATTATCAACTCTCCAAAAGGAGTATTATCTAGTTTATCTCCAAAATTAAACACTTTTTCAGTGGTAGATATACTCTGTTCTTCATTAGTATTATTGAAAGAAATTTTGAATTTTGAGTCCGAAATTACTGTAATATAAAATGTTGATTCTATTTGATCAATTATAGAATCATTTTTTAAGAAAGTAAAATTGAAAGGAGGATTTAGATAACTTTCTTTTTCTTTAATTCTTCCTTGAATATAAAAACTCACATTCAAATTTAAATCCTTAACTGTTTGTTCTATTAAAGTTTTAGATTTTAAAATAGCCACTTCATCAACTACATTACTAAAATTATTAGAAAACATCCCAAAATTTTGCATACTAGATATTTCTGCAAGTTGGTTATTCTGTTGCTCATCCTTAATTTTTATTATAGCTGTGCTATTATAAATGTTAGAAGTGTATCTCAAGTATAAAAATGCTAATAAAAGAAAAAAGAGCATTGATAATACAAAGTATTTCCATTTAGAAAAATATAAATTAAAATTATTTATGAATTCTTCTTTACTATCAAGTTTATTATTTTTCATAGCTGATTATTTTATAATTAGAGCAGTGATAGTTGCTAATGTAGCGATTGCAGAAATTAAAACTACATTATTCTGATTGTAGTTAGATGACCTTATCTTCGCTTTGTTAGGCTCAACATAAATCACATCATTTTGTGTTAAATAAAAATGAGGTGAATTCATTACATTTATAGAAGTTAAATCGAATTTATAATATCTATTTTCACCGTCTATTTCTCTGATCAGAAAAACATTTTCTCTTTTCCCATAGATTGTTAAATCGCCTGCTAAACCCAAAGCTTCTGTAAGTGATACTTTTTCATCTTGCACATTATATGTCCCCGGACG contains:
- a CDS encoding endonuclease/exonuclease/phosphatase family protein — translated: MVSYLKNILFTNTSNLSHVVSISVITLFILAMISTSLNLGWVSLVLSIILPILVVLNIFVSIYGLLIRKYYYIIGLIIYLINFNSFYSFSNEKGTDGTKGISVLSYNAASFRYRSLQRNDDIPSKIIKFIDSIQPDILALQESHSISIRKLKGYNFMFSGHRKNKEKTLLTIHSKFPILNTGYTDFPNTRNNGIYADILIHKDTIRLYNLHLQSYQLRSNSFKINKGIYDNVFKKMNYTFSQQIKQAQIVRNNLESTRNKILICGDLNTPQNTLPYHILGKELNDSFLKKGHGLGTSYNLKGYPLRLDYIFLDKRIEVVSHTNFDIKLSDHEPVLAKFKF
- a CDS encoding GumC family protein, which translates into the protein MKNNKLDSKEEFINNFNLYFSKWKYFVLSMLFFLLLAFLYLRYTSNIYNSTAIIKIKDEQQNNQLAEISSMQNFGMFSNNFSNVVDEVAILKSKTLIEQTVKDLNLNVSFYIQGRIKEKESYLNPPFNFTFLKNDSIIDQIESTFYITVISDSKFKISFNNTNEEQSISTTEKVFNFGDKLDNTPFGELIITPNLGAYGTKIGSIVKVQFLPVNKVVDLFQKELIIQNTDGSNIINLSLSNKISAKSENFLNVLIKKYNEDAIKDKNEVIKISSDFINNRLEVVSEELEKVDLTAESLKKDNRLSDLTTQSNIFLQSEKENENQLITTSNQIQLIDYMEEHISSNNSDGDLLPANVGINDPNIALVTKSHNDLVLQRNRILKNSSNKNPTVINLNNQIKALKDNLQQSLLNLKSSTKITLNSLQKTDSRINAQIYSAPTKERKFRDITRQQSIKESLYLYLLEKREESAITLGMSPPNAKIIDVAHSEAEPISPKKGFAYLAALVLGFVFPFMFYYIKDLLDNKIHNKKDLTNYLSIPFIGEIPKSNIKNLNVKKVDYSPKAEAFRILRTNIDFMLQNISHKSKIIFVTSTTSKEGKSHTSVNLTLSLSHSQKKVLFIETDIRVPKGTRYLNIENQKGLTDYISNDSLDVKDVIVKTKDNPYLDIIPSGTIPPNPAELLMDKRVEDLFNTVQNDYDYIIVDTAAVGLVTDTLLISKYADLFVYVVKADYLDKRNLQIAQTMFDEKRLPNMTILLNNVDHKRSYGYGYGYGYGKNPNSSIKWWQLKKG